The following coding sequences lie in one Candidatus Neptunochlamydia sp. REUL1 genomic window:
- a CDS encoding AMP-binding protein, with translation MRKVFIWIGSYVLLRLLSLRYKIEVKGLDLLKEKQGNLFLPNHPAEIEPIAIYNLLARKFHPRALVIEHFYYLRGARFFMDLIRALPLPNFELSANSWKIRQVEKCLDRVSNEIKKGENFLIYPSGHLKREGHETIGGNSFIHSLLESCPETKVVLVRTNGLWGSSFSCALSEKSPDFWKGLREGIKVLLKNWIFFTPRRKVTIEFERAPADFPKEGTRLELNQYLENWYNKYTLESGEIVTSEPLRLVSYSCFSKVVPTITKEEKKPQKKKELDVPDHIRSELYRELKKLSGVKEITEEMDLSRDLGLDSLDLASVYAFIDQRFDVEATQLGALKTVYDILLLIVEGSVGKPKIDTANLKHYEWPKEDFRPKVKFPEGKTIPECFLETADRMGKAMACGDEVSKIMNYQEVKLGIIVIARKLQEMPDKYIGVLLPSTMGCNLIILSVLFSGKIPVMLNWTAGERSINFAKELLGLKTVLSSRRFLERVDALELGTLEENLVLLEDFRQGVSIWNKLSGLYFARKKKAVLYKKFTLQNIKENDPAVILFTSGTENYPKAVPLSHKNILSNERAAFQCADIYKEDILYGVLPPFHSFGFSVTGLLPILLGVRVFYAPDPTDSHGMARDCFYRKITILCCAPSFYRNLFRVATPRQLKSVRLFVAGAEKATPELFEYVKRLGGNKEMIEGYGITECSPFVTINRQGVPRVGVGQSAPGVELCVIHPETDEKIPSDQQGEICIRGPNVFKGYLGKDAPNPFVEVDGKQWYRSGDLGHIAPDGSLILGGRLKRFVKIGGEMVSLVALEEAITAYALQNKLIKANAEEPQLAVGVKEGDKPALILFTTFDLEKDVANGVLKEDGFARIIKLSAVYKIDEIPMTGTGKIQLRRIRELIEEMHA, from the coding sequence ATGCGAAAGGTATTTATTTGGATCGGATCTTATGTGCTCTTGAGGCTCCTCTCTCTCAGGTATAAAATAGAGGTGAAGGGGCTAGACCTTTTGAAGGAAAAACAGGGGAACCTGTTTCTTCCGAATCATCCTGCTGAAATAGAACCCATTGCGATCTATAACCTCTTAGCACGAAAGTTTCATCCCCGTGCGCTTGTAATTGAGCATTTTTACTACTTGCGTGGCGCGCGCTTTTTTATGGATTTGATTCGAGCGCTTCCGTTGCCTAACTTTGAGCTGTCTGCCAATTCTTGGAAGATCAGGCAGGTGGAAAAATGTTTAGACAGGGTTTCAAATGAAATCAAAAAAGGAGAGAATTTCCTTATTTATCCTTCGGGTCATCTGAAGAGAGAAGGACATGAAACCATTGGGGGGAATTCTTTTATTCACTCCCTGTTAGAGTCCTGCCCTGAAACAAAGGTTGTTTTGGTCCGCACCAATGGCTTGTGGGGGAGTTCCTTTTCTTGTGCACTTAGTGAGAAGTCACCTGATTTTTGGAAGGGACTCAGAGAAGGGATAAAGGTCCTCCTAAAAAATTGGATCTTTTTCACCCCAAGGAGGAAAGTAACAATAGAGTTTGAGCGCGCTCCTGCAGACTTTCCTAAGGAAGGAACCCGCCTTGAACTCAATCAATACCTCGAAAATTGGTATAACAAATACACCCTTGAATCCGGGGAAATCGTCACGTCAGAACCTCTTCGGTTGGTCTCATATAGTTGTTTTTCAAAAGTCGTGCCTACCATTACCAAAGAAGAAAAAAAACCGCAGAAAAAAAAGGAACTCGACGTTCCTGATCATATCCGCAGCGAGCTTTATCGAGAGCTAAAAAAGTTGTCAGGAGTCAAAGAAATTACGGAAGAAATGGACCTTTCCCGCGATTTGGGGCTCGATTCTTTGGATTTGGCTAGTGTCTATGCGTTTATTGATCAAAGGTTCGATGTTGAGGCGACGCAGCTGGGTGCATTGAAAACCGTTTATGATATTCTTCTTCTTATTGTTGAAGGGAGTGTGGGCAAACCCAAGATCGATACGGCGAATCTAAAGCATTATGAATGGCCTAAAGAAGATTTCCGTCCCAAAGTGAAATTTCCTGAGGGAAAGACAATTCCAGAGTGTTTCCTTGAAACAGCTGATCGTATGGGAAAAGCGATGGCCTGTGGTGATGAAGTGAGTAAAATCATGAATTATCAAGAAGTCAAACTAGGGATCATCGTCATCGCGCGCAAACTTCAAGAGATGCCTGACAAATATATAGGCGTTCTCCTTCCCTCGACGATGGGTTGCAACCTCATTATCTTGAGCGTTCTTTTTTCTGGAAAGATTCCTGTGATGCTTAATTGGACAGCAGGAGAGAGGAGTATTAATTTTGCGAAAGAGTTATTAGGACTGAAGACGGTCCTTAGTTCTCGCCGGTTTTTAGAGCGTGTCGATGCCCTGGAGCTTGGAACCCTTGAAGAAAATTTGGTTCTCTTAGAAGACTTTCGGCAGGGGGTTTCCATTTGGAATAAGCTTTCAGGTCTTTATTTTGCTCGCAAGAAGAAAGCTGTACTCTACAAAAAATTTACACTTCAAAACATCAAGGAAAACGATCCAGCTGTGATCCTCTTCACAAGTGGAACCGAAAACTATCCTAAGGCAGTACCCCTTTCCCATAAGAATATCCTGAGCAATGAACGCGCTGCTTTCCAATGCGCTGATATTTACAAAGAAGACATCCTATATGGTGTCCTTCCTCCTTTTCATTCTTTCGGGTTTTCAGTCACAGGGCTTCTTCCTATTTTATTAGGTGTACGCGTCTTTTATGCACCTGATCCGACTGACTCTCATGGGATGGCCCGTGACTGTTTCTATCGAAAGATTACCATTCTCTGCTGCGCTCCTAGCTTCTACCGTAATCTCTTTCGAGTCGCAACACCACGGCAGCTTAAAAGTGTTCGTCTATTTGTTGCTGGTGCTGAAAAAGCCACACCTGAGCTCTTTGAATATGTGAAACGCCTTGGTGGGAACAAAGAGATGATTGAAGGATACGGGATTACCGAATGCTCTCCCTTTGTCACAATTAACAGGCAAGGAGTTCCTCGCGTTGGTGTTGGGCAATCGGCTCCTGGAGTTGAGCTTTGTGTGATCCATCCCGAAACGGATGAAAAAATTCCGAGCGATCAACAGGGGGAGATTTGCATTCGAGGACCCAATGTTTTTAAGGGATACCTTGGCAAAGATGCTCCGAATCCCTTTGTAGAAGTAGATGGGAAGCAATGGTACCGAAGTGGTGACCTTGGACATATCGCGCCGGATGGATCTCTTATTTTAGGCGGGCGTCTCAAGCGCTTTGTCAAAATTGGAGGAGAAATGGTAAGCTTGGTGGCACTCGAAGAGGCTATCACAGCATATGCGCTGCAAAATAAGCTTATCAAAGCAAATGCAGAGGAGCCGCAGCTTGCAGTGGGTGTTAAAGAGGGAGATAAACCAGCGCTCATTCTTTTTACGACTTTTGATTTAGAAAAAGATGTGGCTAACGGCGTTCTCAAAGAGGATGGGTTTGCGCGGATTATTAAGCTTTCAGCGGTCTATAAAATCGATGAAATTCCCATGACGGGTACTGGAAAAATTCAGCTCAGGAGGATCCGAGAGCTAATTGAGGAAATGCATGCTTAG
- the cysS gene encoding cysteine--tRNA ligase, giving the protein MLRIFNTETRVKEDISLSRGEDTLKMYTCGPTVYNYAHIGNFRTYVFEDLLRRSLKYFGFPLKQVMNLTDVEDKTILAAKEKGVPLAEHTQIYKDAFFEDLKTLNVEPVEIYSPATDYIPEMITMIATLVEKGYAYQGKDGGVYYSIKNFPSYGRLSHLKLDTLQEGASERVSDDEYDKESASDFVLWKPYDEERDGDVFWESPFGKGRPGWHVECSAMATKLLGETIDIHVGGVDNIFPHHENEIAQSEGCTGKHFVRHWIHAEHLIVNGKKMSKSLGNFYTLRDLLDKGYTGLEVRYLLLSTHYRTQLNFTLEGIEASRQTLSRLREFICRLRGVNAPTGDSTKVLIEKARQTFNEALSDDLNISAALAALFDMIKPINALIDASKITSDEAQDVLSFLEEIDAALGVLPLEEETLFIPTDVQEAFEKRQAARAGKDWPEADKQRDYIHSQGYQIKDSPEGSRVIKG; this is encoded by the coding sequence ATGCTTAGAATCTTTAATACTGAAACTCGTGTAAAAGAGGATATCTCTCTCTCTAGAGGGGAAGATACTCTCAAAATGTATACCTGTGGTCCTACTGTCTATAACTACGCTCATATTGGCAATTTTCGCACCTACGTGTTTGAAGATCTCCTCCGTCGCTCTCTTAAATATTTTGGTTTTCCTTTAAAACAGGTTATGAATCTCACCGATGTTGAAGATAAAACCATCCTTGCTGCAAAGGAAAAGGGAGTTCCCCTTGCTGAGCATACACAGATCTATAAAGACGCTTTTTTTGAAGATCTCAAAACTTTGAATGTGGAACCCGTAGAAATTTACTCACCGGCAACTGACTACATTCCTGAAATGATCACAATGATTGCAACTTTGGTTGAAAAGGGATATGCCTATCAAGGAAAGGATGGGGGAGTTTACTACAGCATTAAAAACTTTCCCTCATATGGACGCCTTTCCCACCTCAAGCTCGATACTCTTCAAGAGGGAGCTTCCGAGCGTGTTTCCGACGATGAGTATGACAAAGAATCAGCCTCTGATTTTGTCCTTTGGAAACCCTATGATGAAGAAAGAGATGGAGATGTTTTTTGGGAGAGTCCCTTTGGAAAAGGACGCCCTGGCTGGCATGTTGAGTGCTCTGCAATGGCAACAAAGCTTCTTGGTGAGACCATAGACATTCATGTTGGCGGCGTCGATAATATCTTCCCTCATCATGAAAATGAAATTGCGCAGTCCGAAGGATGTACAGGAAAGCATTTTGTTCGGCATTGGATCCATGCTGAACATCTCATTGTTAATGGGAAAAAAATGTCCAAAAGTCTCGGGAATTTTTATACACTTCGCGACCTTCTTGATAAAGGATACACGGGCTTGGAAGTGCGTTATCTCCTTCTGTCAACTCACTATCGAACCCAACTCAACTTCACACTTGAAGGGATTGAGGCCTCTCGCCAAACATTAAGCCGTCTCCGTGAGTTTATCTGCCGTCTCCGCGGCGTTAATGCTCCTACTGGTGATTCCACTAAGGTTTTGATTGAAAAGGCCCGTCAAACCTTTAATGAAGCCCTTAGCGATGATCTCAACATCTCTGCAGCACTAGCTGCGCTCTTTGATATGATTAAACCTATCAATGCTCTCATCGATGCTTCAAAAATCACCTCTGATGAGGCTCAAGATGTTCTCTCCTTTCTTGAAGAAATCGACGCGGCTTTAGGTGTTCTTCCCTTGGAAGAGGAGACACTTTTCATCCCTACAGATGTTCAAGAAGCATTCGAGAAGAGGCAAGCAGCGCGCGCAGGCAAAGACTGGCCCGAGGCTGACAAGCAAAGAGACTACATCCATTCTCAGGGTTACCAAATCAAAGACAGTCCAGAAGGCTCTCGAGTTATCAAAGGCTAA